Proteins encoded within one genomic window of Oryza brachyantha chromosome 7, ObraRS2, whole genome shotgun sequence:
- the LOC102711278 gene encoding ubiquitin-related modifier 1 homolog isoform X1 has translation MHLTLEFGGGLELLLEKSTKVHKVDVQPNGGEGKVMMKGLLSWVKSNLIKERPEMFLKGASVRPGVLVLINDCDWELCGGVDAELEEKDVVVFISTLHGG, from the exons ATGCATCTAACCCTCGAATTCGG GGGCGGGCTGGAGCTGCTCCTGGAGAAGTCCACCAAGGTCCACAAGGTGGACGTCCAGCCcaacggcggcgaagggaAG GTTATGATGAAAGGATTGCTGTCTTGGGTGAAGTCCAATTTGATCAAGGAGAGGCCCGAGATGTTCCTCAAGGGGGCTTCAGT AAGGCCTGGGGTTCTTGTACTTATAAACGATTGTGACTGGGAGCTATGCGGTGGCGTTGATGCGGAGTTAGAAGAGAAGGATGTGGTTGTTTTCATCTCCACATTACACGGTGGTTAG
- the LOC102711278 gene encoding ubiquitin-related modifier 1 homolog isoform X2 translates to MHLTLEFGGGLELLLEKSTKVHKVDVQPNGGEGKVMMKGLLSWVKSNLIKERPEMFLKGASVYTFRPPSMINEGLGFLYL, encoded by the exons ATGCATCTAACCCTCGAATTCGG GGGCGGGCTGGAGCTGCTCCTGGAGAAGTCCACCAAGGTCCACAAGGTGGACGTCCAGCCcaacggcggcgaagggaAG GTTATGATGAAAGGATTGCTGTCTTGGGTGAAGTCCAATTTGATCAAGGAGAGGCCCGAGATGTTCCTCAAGGGGGCTTCAGTGTATACTTTCCGCCCCCCTTCAATGATCAATG AAGGCCTGGGGTTCTTGTACTTATAA
- the LOC107304601 gene encoding CDGSH iron-sulfur domain-containing protein NEET translates to MATPFCAAACRLSVPAATPGRVRARRGLVAVRAEAGVGGINPSIRKEEEKVVDTVLAGELSKPLTPYCRCWRSGTFPLCDGSHLKHNKATGDNVGPLLVKK, encoded by the exons ATGGCGACCCCGttctgcgccgccgcgtgccgcCTCTCCGTCCCCGCGGCGACGCCCGgtcgcgtccgcgcccgccgTGGCCTGGTGGCGGTGCGCGCGGAGGCCGGGGTCGGCGGGATAAACCCCTCCATccggaaggaggaggagaaggtggTCGACAccgtcctcgccggcgagctctccAAGCCGCTCACCCCGTACTGCAG GTGCTGGAGATCAGGTACATTTCCTCTTTGTGATGGAAGCCATCTGAAGCACAACAAGGCAACGGGTGATAACGTGGGACCCTTACTTGTTAAGAAGTAG